One window of Anaerolineales bacterium genomic DNA carries:
- a CDS encoding GNAT family N-acetyltransferase, giving the protein MSLPNIRLLETPEDLRLVEELQRAVWPGSETDIVPMHMLITAVHNGGLVFGAFEEEKIIGFVFGFPGLEETPDGPRAKHCSHMMGIHPEYRDGGIGFALKRAQWQMVRHQGLDHITWTYDPLLSRNARLNISKLGAVCSTYRRSEYGEMRDGLNAGLPSDRFQVDWWINSRRVEKRLSKNPRPTLTMTHVSKSGLRPFYPPQFSDAGLVRPPEHLPPFEERILLAEIPHDFIGLKAKDFALARDWRFFSRELFETTFARGYIVTDFVYDSTGEHPRGMYVLTHGESTLDEFE; this is encoded by the coding sequence ATGTCGCTGCCGAACATTCGCCTGCTTGAAACGCCGGAAGACCTCCGCCTCGTGGAGGAACTTCAACGCGCGGTGTGGCCCGGCTCGGAAACGGACATCGTGCCCATGCACATGCTCATCACCGCCGTCCATAACGGCGGGCTGGTGTTTGGCGCATTTGAAGAAGAGAAGATCATCGGTTTTGTTTTCGGCTTCCCCGGTTTGGAGGAAACGCCTGACGGACCCCGCGCCAAACATTGCTCGCATATGATGGGCATTCATCCCGAATATCGCGACGGGGGAATCGGCTTCGCGCTGAAACGCGCGCAATGGCAGATGGTGCGGCATCAGGGACTCGACCACATCACCTGGACGTACGATCCATTGCTCAGCCGCAATGCGCGTCTCAACATCTCCAAGCTCGGCGCGGTCTGCAGCACCTACCGCCGCTCCGAATACGGCGAGATGCGCGACGGTCTTAATGCCGGGCTTCCCTCCGATCGTTTTCAAGTGGATTGGTGGATCAATTCGCGCCGCGTAGAAAAGCGCCTCAGTAAGAATCCGCGCCCCACGCTCACAATGACCCATGTATCCAAAAGCGGACTCCGCCCCTTTTACCCGCCTCAATTTTCGGACGCAGGATTGGTCCGCCCACCCGAGCATCTCCCTCCGTTCGAGGAGCGCATCCTGCTGGCGGAGATTCCTCACGATTTCATCGGACTCAAAGCAAAGGATTTTGCCCTCGCCCGCGACTGGCGTTTCTTCAGCCGCGAACTTTTCGAGACCACTTTTGCCAGGGGATACATAGTCACCGATTTTGTGTACGACAGCACCGGGGAACATCCGCGCGGAATGTATGTATTGACGCATGGGGAAAGCACGCTGGACGAGTTCGAGTAA
- a CDS encoding DsrE/DsrF/DrsH-like family protein, producing the protein MFEKKEKLTLVVLSGDLDKVMASYIIASGAAAAGMEVVMFFTFWGLKAIQRDGVFTGKGLFGRMLGVMNRGGLNAIGPSRLNMGGMGRWMFKLMMKQKGVTQLPELRQAAIDLGVKLMPCQMSMDVMEINCDHLIAETTEPVGVATMLEHAKESSIQFFI; encoded by the coding sequence ATGTTCGAGAAGAAGGAAAAACTTACATTGGTAGTCTTGAGCGGCGACCTGGACAAGGTGATGGCTTCATACATCATAGCATCCGGCGCGGCGGCGGCGGGCATGGAAGTGGTCATGTTCTTCACCTTTTGGGGATTGAAAGCCATTCAACGCGACGGCGTATTCACCGGCAAGGGCTTGTTCGGCCGCATGCTCGGTGTGATGAACCGCGGCGGACTCAACGCCATCGGTCCCTCCCGCCTGAACATGGGCGGCATGGGGCGCTGGATGTTCAAACTGATGATGAAGCAGAAGGGCGTCACGCAACTGCCCGAACTTCGTCAGGCGGCGATCGATCTCGGGGTTAAATTGATGCCTTGCCAGATGAGCATGGACGTTATGGAGATCAACTGCGATCATCTGATCGCCGAAACGACCGAACCCGTCGGCGTGGCCACCATGCTGGAACACGCGAAGGAATCCAGCATCCAGTTCTTCATCTAA
- the amrS gene encoding AmmeMemoRadiSam system radical SAM enzyme — translation MSPLATLLDQLTVEGELYEKLADDSVRCFACGHRCLIREGKRGICQVRFNKGGRLMVPHGYVAALQNDPIEKKPFAHVLPGANALTFGMLGCDYHCGYCQNWLTSQAMRDPASDISAQFIREVTPQAIVDHALKVKASVVVSSYNEPLITSEWAVDIFKVAKANGLMCAYVSNGNNTAEVMDYLAPYLSAYKVDLKCMDDKNYRKLGGTLQSTLDGIKRARQHGLWVEVVTLVIPGFNDSDEELWDAARFLAEVSTDIPWHVTAFHKDYKMTDPDNTDAKTLIRAAEIGREAGLKFVYAGNLPGTVGEYEDTVCPNCSHRLVKRRGYFILENRLTGEGKCPKCGEAIPGVWSKR, via the coding sequence ATGAGTCCTCTGGCTACCCTACTTGACCAATTGACCGTCGAAGGCGAGTTGTATGAGAAACTTGCCGATGATTCCGTGCGCTGTTTCGCGTGCGGGCATCGCTGTCTCATCCGCGAGGGGAAGCGGGGAATCTGCCAGGTGCGCTTCAACAAGGGCGGGAGGTTGATGGTTCCGCACGGTTACGTCGCTGCACTGCAGAACGACCCCATCGAGAAAAAACCGTTCGCGCATGTATTACCCGGCGCAAATGCATTGACCTTCGGAATGCTTGGTTGCGACTACCATTGTGGTTACTGCCAGAACTGGCTCACCTCGCAAGCCATGCGCGACCCGGCATCGGATATTTCGGCTCAATTCATACGCGAAGTGACTCCCCAGGCGATTGTGGACCATGCCCTCAAGGTGAAGGCCTCGGTGGTGGTTTCCTCGTATAACGAACCGCTGATCACCAGCGAATGGGCGGTGGATATCTTCAAGGTGGCGAAGGCTAACGGTTTGATGTGCGCCTATGTCTCCAACGGAAACAACACCGCTGAAGTAATGGATTACCTCGCGCCGTATCTTTCCGCGTATAAAGTCGATCTCAAGTGCATGGACGACAAGAACTACCGCAAACTCGGCGGGACCCTGCAAAGCACGCTGGACGGGATCAAACGGGCAAGGCAACATGGACTCTGGGTGGAGGTGGTCACGCTGGTCATCCCCGGCTTCAATGACTCGGACGAAGAGTTGTGGGATGCAGCGCGATTCCTTGCTGAAGTCTCGACCGATATTCCCTGGCATGTCACGGCATTCCATAAGGATTACAAAATGACCGATCCGGATAACACCGATGCGAAGACTCTCATCCGCGCTGCGGAGATCGGGCGCGAGGCGGGACTCAAATTCGTGTACGCGGGAAATTTGCCCGGCACGGTCGGGGAGTACGAGGATACCGTCTGCCCGAATTGCAGTCATCGGCTGGTCAAGAGGCGCGGATATTTCATCCTGGAAAATCGATTGACGGGGGAGGGGAAATGCCCGAAGTGTGGCGAAGCCATCCCCGGTGTGTGGTCGAAACGATAG
- a CDS encoding alpha-glucosidase C-terminal domain-containing protein: MNQSKLLERNSHKLLRSILPRVEADLKRLIARDLQGWQQFTSRLNKTFPSLLALYAELYGDRYDLAYQLEDLVASMARSWFNRPLDLRELDDARERDPLWFQSNQMLGAVCYADLFADDLDGIRRKIPYFKELGLTYLHLMPLFKSPEGENDGGYAVSSYREVNPALGTMKELSSLARELRRAGISLVLDLVFNHTSDEHLWAERAKQGDEDHMDFYRIFPDRDLPGRYQQNLREIFPEGDAGAFSPFIIRKKEHWVWTTFHSYQWDLNYANPAVFNRMAEEMLFLANQGVEALRLDAVAFIWKQLGTNCENLPQAHMLIKAFSAVARIAAPALIFKSEAIVHPDEVVKYVSPDECQVSYNPLIMALLWNSLATRKTRLLSQALATRFKLPQGTAWINYVRVHDDIGWTFSDEDAAQLGINGYDHRRFLNEFYRGRFPGSFARGLPFQENPSTGDCRISGTCASLAGLEKALHEEGEKEVELAIRRILLIHGIILTVGGIPLIYLGDEIGTLNDYSYRDDPARERDSRWVHRPRADWEKYKRRKNPHSIEGHIYHGFRTLIELRKVHKVFADGEMEVIPTENEHVLAYMRTYAGKRAVVFANFSEVPQPIMRRVIEQYSITSLKKLHGRNHVSPKNTLVLEPLDFVVFG; this comes from the coding sequence GAAGCCGACCTTAAACGCCTGATCGCAAGGGACCTGCAAGGTTGGCAGCAATTCACAAGCCGACTCAATAAGACCTTCCCTTCCCTGCTGGCGTTGTATGCTGAGTTGTATGGCGACCGTTACGACCTTGCCTATCAACTCGAAGACCTTGTGGCAAGCATGGCGCGTTCATGGTTCAACCGCCCGCTCGACCTGCGCGAACTCGACGATGCGCGCGAGCGCGACCCGCTCTGGTTTCAATCCAATCAAATGCTCGGAGCAGTCTGTTATGCGGATCTTTTTGCGGACGACCTCGATGGGATCCGCAGGAAAATCCCGTACTTCAAGGAACTCGGTCTCACCTATCTTCACCTCATGCCGCTCTTCAAATCCCCCGAAGGCGAGAACGACGGCGGATATGCCGTCAGCAGTTACCGCGAAGTGAATCCCGCACTTGGCACGATGAAGGAACTGTCTTCACTTGCGCGTGAATTGCGCCGGGCGGGCATCAGCCTTGTTTTGGACCTGGTCTTCAATCACACCTCGGATGAACATCTCTGGGCGGAACGTGCCAAACAGGGCGATGAAGACCACATGGATTTCTACCGCATCTTCCCGGACCGTGACCTGCCCGGCCGCTACCAGCAGAATCTCAGGGAAATCTTTCCCGAAGGCGATGCAGGCGCCTTTTCACCGTTCATCATCAGGAAAAAAGAACATTGGGTGTGGACTACCTTCCACTCCTACCAATGGGATTTGAACTATGCCAACCCGGCCGTCTTCAACCGCATGGCGGAGGAAATGCTCTTCCTCGCGAATCAAGGCGTGGAAGCGCTGCGGCTCGACGCGGTCGCTTTTATTTGGAAACAACTCGGCACCAACTGCGAGAACCTGCCGCAGGCGCATATGCTCATCAAAGCCTTTAGTGCCGTGGCGCGCATCGCCGCCCCTGCGCTCATTTTCAAATCCGAAGCCATCGTGCATCCCGACGAGGTGGTGAAATACGTTTCGCCCGATGAGTGCCAGGTATCCTATAACCCGCTCATAATGGCATTGCTTTGGAACTCGCTTGCCACGCGGAAGACGCGCTTGCTTTCACAAGCCCTTGCGACCCGCTTTAAACTCCCGCAGGGGACGGCATGGATCAATTACGTCCGTGTGCATGACGACATCGGTTGGACATTTTCGGATGAAGACGCTGCCCAATTGGGAATCAATGGCTACGACCACCGCCGTTTCCTCAACGAGTTCTACCGCGGACGTTTCCCCGGCAGTTTCGCGCGCGGGCTTCCCTTTCAGGAAAATCCCTCCACCGGCGATTGCCGCATCAGCGGGACCTGCGCCTCCCTTGCCGGGCTCGAAAAGGCTTTGCATGAAGAAGGCGAAAAAGAAGTGGAACTTGCCATCCGCCGTATCCTGTTGATCCACGGGATCATTCTCACCGTGGGCGGGATCCCGCTCATTTACCTTGGCGATGAGATCGGCACCCTGAACGATTACTCCTACCGCGACGACCCCGCCCGCGAACGCGACAGCCGCTGGGTGCATCGTCCGCGCGCGGATTGGGAGAAATACAAGCGGAGAAAGAATCCCCACTCCATCGAAGGACACATCTATCACGGTTTTCGCACGTTGATCGAACTACGAAAGGTTCACAAGGTCTTTGCAGACGGCGAAATGGAAGTCATCCCGACCGAAAATGAACACGTCCTTGCCTATATGCGCACCTATGCAGGCAAACGCGCCGTGGTCTTTGCCAATTTCTCCGAAGTGCCTCAACCCATTATGCGCCGCGTCATCGAACAGTACTCGATCACCTCGCTAAAGAAACTTCACGGACGGAATCATGTTTCCCCCAAGAATACTCTTGTCCTCGAGCCGTTGGATTTTGTGGTGTTTGGTTGA
- a CDS encoding sulfurtransferase TusA family protein, with product MTETPKLTLDFKGLLCPMPVVKIAQAIKQVQVGELIEAIATDPGVMADIPAWARSTGHELVTLEKQDKIFKFVVKRLK from the coding sequence ATGACCGAGACCCCAAAACTCACCCTCGATTTCAAAGGTTTGTTGTGCCCGATGCCCGTCGTCAAGATCGCGCAGGCGATCAAACAGGTGCAGGTCGGCGAATTGATCGAAGCCATCGCCACCGACCCCGGCGTCATGGCAGACATCCCAGCCTGGGCGCGTTCCACCGGCCATGAATTGGTCACGCTCGAAAAACAGGACAAGATCTTCAAGTTCGTAGTGAAGAGACTCAAGTAG
- a CDS encoding (Fe-S)-binding protein — MTETIELALKTLEAQLNQPLETALEACARCGICAEACHYYRAEPKVEHIPAYRAEQLRNVYRYEHDFISRLFPVWTRAKKLDETTLANLTEIAFSQCTLCRRCTVNCPLGVDTPLMMRAIRAMATAAGTAPEILIMLADAAIEKGKDPSFYKEMFLEQIADMEKQLRDITGDENATIPVEKQGAKILYVPLAGAHTILPPAVVFNAAQEDWTLSIFEASNYGVFLADVNRAKQVAKRIVDEANRLGVEEIVISECGHAYACYRWDVPNWFAGQFDFKVRSLIEVLAGYISDGKIKVDPTAIPGSVTYHDSCNLARNGGLLEEPRYVLKSIVRDFREMTPNKAEALCCGGGGGIVALAEYAERRIAAGKPKADQIKSTGARTVVAACENCRLQIGDLNEHYNLNIHVTALTDLVVQAMRLPKPLPGMEAEHLFEGEQVEVPR, encoded by the coding sequence ATGACCGAAACGATCGAACTTGCCTTGAAAACCCTTGAAGCGCAGCTCAATCAGCCGTTGGAGACCGCGCTCGAAGCCTGCGCCCGCTGCGGTATTTGCGCGGAGGCTTGTCACTATTACCGCGCCGAACCGAAAGTGGAACACATCCCGGCCTATCGTGCCGAGCAGTTGCGGAATGTGTACCGCTACGAACACGATTTCATCAGCAGGCTGTTCCCCGTTTGGACGCGCGCGAAAAAACTTGACGAAACGACACTTGCGAATTTGACTGAAATTGCATTCAGCCAATGCACCTTATGTCGGCGATGCACGGTCAACTGTCCGCTGGGTGTGGATACGCCGTTGATGATGCGTGCCATCCGCGCCATGGCAACCGCCGCCGGGACCGCGCCTGAAATACTGATAATGCTGGCGGACGCGGCGATCGAGAAGGGGAAAGATCCCTCGTTCTACAAGGAAATGTTTCTCGAACAGATCGCGGACATGGAAAAACAGTTGCGCGACATCACAGGCGACGAGAACGCGACCATTCCTGTGGAAAAGCAGGGCGCGAAGATTCTATACGTTCCGCTTGCCGGTGCGCATACCATCCTGCCTCCCGCCGTTGTATTTAATGCCGCACAAGAAGATTGGACTCTCTCGATCTTCGAAGCCTCGAACTATGGCGTCTTTCTGGCGGATGTGAACCGCGCCAAACAGGTTGCCAAACGCATCGTGGATGAAGCCAACCGGCTGGGTGTGGAGGAAATCGTCATCTCCGAATGCGGGCACGCTTATGCATGTTACCGCTGGGATGTGCCGAACTGGTTCGCGGGTCAATTCGATTTCAAAGTCCGATCGCTGATTGAAGTGCTTGCCGGGTATATCTCGGATGGGAAGATCAAAGTCGATCCCACGGCAATTCCCGGGTCTGTCACCTATCACGATTCATGCAATCTGGCGCGCAATGGCGGGCTGTTGGAAGAACCGCGTTATGTGTTGAAAAGCATCGTCAGGGACTTCCGCGAGATGACGCCCAACAAAGCCGAAGCCTTATGTTGCGGCGGCGGAGGCGGGATCGTCGCCCTCGCCGAATATGCCGAGCGGAGGATTGCGGCTGGCAAACCCAAGGCGGATCAAATCAAAAGTACCGGCGCGCGTACCGTGGTCGCGGCTTGTGAGAACTGCCGTTTGCAGATCGGTGACCTGAACGAACATTACAACTTGAACATTCATGTTACAGCGCTGACGGACCTGGTTGTCCAGGCGATGCGATTGCCGAAGCCGTTGCCCGGCATGGAGGCGGAGCATCTGTTCGAAGGAGAACAGGTTGAGGTCCCAAGATAA
- a CDS encoding molybdenum cofactor guanylyltransferase — protein sequence MLSVVIQAGGQSSRMGEDKALKPFLGRPLIQRVIERLASIADELIVTTNRPADYEFLNASTSSAQRVRLMPDLKPGRGALGGLHTAIASASHPFVAVVACDMPFASKNFFESAHRLIIAEEVDVVIARVEAENEKSAGYEPLHALYRKETCLPAIEYAIEKDLWKVIVWFPQVRVRTVTEEELKILDPSGLCFWNVNTPGEFQKAEQLAGLND from the coding sequence ATGTTATCGGTTGTAATTCAAGCCGGTGGGCAGTCCTCCCGCATGGGCGAGGACAAGGCGCTCAAGCCGTTTTTGGGAAGGCCGCTCATTCAGCGGGTGATCGAACGGCTTGCGTCCATCGCGGACGAATTGATTGTAACGACGAATCGCCCCGCAGACTATGAATTCCTTAACGCTTCGACAAGCTCAGCGCAGCGCGTGCGCCTCATGCCGGACCTCAAACCGGGCCGCGGCGCCCTGGGCGGACTCCACACCGCCATCGCATCCGCCAGTCATCCGTTCGTCGCAGTGGTCGCATGCGACATGCCCTTCGCGAGTAAAAATTTCTTCGAAAGCGCGCACAGGCTCATCATCGCGGAAGAGGTGGACGTGGTCATCGCCCGCGTCGAGGCGGAAAACGAAAAAAGCGCAGGGTACGAGCCGCTCCATGCCTTATATCGAAAAGAGACCTGCCTGCCAGCCATCGAATACGCAATTGAAAAAGACCTGTGGAAAGTGATCGTCTGGTTTCCACAGGTCAGGGTGCGGACGGTGACCGAAGAAGAATTGAAAATTCTTGACCCATCCGGTTTGTGTTTTTGGAATGTCAACACCCCCGGGGAATTTCAAAAAGCCGAACAACTTGCCGGACTAAACGACTGA
- a CDS encoding universal stress protein — MFERILLAVDGSEHALRAARKAAELARLMKPEEFRIVVAYDPIPVYLGEPNMQIAITNRKGEAEEILNMAVKEIGEVPCGIHTEIIEGDAAGAIIEVANVCKSDVIVMGSRGLGRLAGLLLGSTSQKVVSHAPCPVLIVR; from the coding sequence ATGTTCGAACGAATCCTGCTCGCTGTGGACGGTTCCGAGCACGCCCTCCGCGCAGCGCGCAAAGCCGCCGAACTGGCGCGCCTGATGAAACCCGAAGAGTTTCGCATTGTTGTAGCCTATGATCCCATACCGGTTTATCTCGGCGAACCGAATATGCAGATCGCGATCACCAACCGCAAAGGTGAAGCCGAGGAAATTTTGAACATGGCCGTCAAGGAAATCGGCGAGGTGCCTTGCGGCATCCACACCGAGATCATCGAAGGCGACGCAGCCGGTGCGATCATCGAAGTGGCGAACGTCTGCAAAAGTGATGTGATCGTGATGGGTTCGCGCGGCCTGGGAAGGCTGGCAGGTTTGCTGCTGGGAAGCACGAGTCAGAAGGTCGTCTCGCATGCGCCCTGCCCGGTTTTGATAGTCAGATAG
- a CDS encoding winged helix-turn-helix transcriptional regulator has product MNSTLESEITQLHAEICAGLADPNRILILYALSQSTRNVTELCNELNMPQPLVSRHLKVLRERGMVVFKRQGTVIQYFLADIRLIQALDLLRAVMRDGLAKRAELVEALA; this is encoded by the coding sequence ATGAACTCAACTCTTGAAAGCGAAATCACTCAATTACATGCCGAAATCTGCGCTGGCTTGGCAGACCCGAACCGCATCTTGATCCTCTACGCTCTGTCGCAGAGTACCCGCAACGTGACCGAACTGTGCAACGAGTTGAATATGCCGCAACCGCTGGTTTCGCGCCACCTGAAGGTTTTGCGCGAGCGCGGCATGGTGGTCTTCAAACGCCAGGGAACGGTCATCCAATATTTCCTTGCCGATATACGTTTGATCCAGGCTCTGGATCTGTTGCGGGCAGTGATGCGCGATGGGCTGGCGAAACGTGCAGAACTGGTCGAAGCGCTGGCATAA
- a CDS encoding cysteine desulfurase-like protein, which translates to MSLNLDVIRQQFLSLNRPAIFFDNPGGTQIAKQSLDRITNYLLENNANHEGAFATSIASDAILDEAHQAMADFYNAASPEEIVFGNNMTTLTLHLSRSISRDWKEGDEIVLTRLDHDANVTPWALAAQDKGVKVNWVDFDVEDGTLKLDDLQKALERKPKLVAVGYASNSLGTVNPITKITKMAHDVGALVYVDAVQYAVHGPIDVQKIGCDFLVSSSYKYFGPHAGILYGKHDLLEKLFAYKVRPATNHLPGKFETGTQNHEGIAGVLGAIEYFEWLGKEFGGRYVDGLREDGYSGRKLSLKQAMTAVHAYEFELSRALLSVLEAVPNLRIFGLTDPRRLDERIATFSFRIGDMHPKIVAEKLAAENIYVWDGNYYAINVTERLGLEDKGGMVRVGAVHYNTLDEVAKLGEVLKRIAG; encoded by the coding sequence ATGTCATTGAATCTGGATGTCATTCGTCAGCAATTTCTGTCGCTGAACCGCCCGGCGATCTTCTTCGACAATCCCGGCGGGACTCAGATCGCAAAACAATCCCTCGACCGCATCACAAATTATCTGCTTGAGAACAATGCCAATCATGAAGGCGCATTCGCCACCAGCATTGCTTCTGATGCAATTCTCGACGAAGCGCATCAAGCCATGGCGGATTTTTATAACGCCGCCTCTCCCGAAGAGATTGTCTTCGGCAACAACATGACCACCCTCACCCTGCACTTAAGCCGCTCCATTTCGCGCGACTGGAAGGAAGGCGATGAAATCGTCTTGACGAGGCTCGACCACGACGCCAATGTCACGCCCTGGGCGCTGGCGGCGCAGGATAAAGGCGTGAAAGTCAACTGGGTGGATTTCGATGTGGAAGACGGCACACTCAAACTGGATGATCTACAAAAAGCGCTCGAACGCAAGCCGAAACTGGTGGCTGTCGGATATGCCTCCAATTCGCTGGGAACGGTCAACCCGATAACAAAGATCACGAAGATGGCGCACGACGTTGGCGCACTCGTCTATGTGGATGCGGTGCAATACGCCGTGCATGGTCCCATCGATGTGCAAAAGATCGGCTGTGATTTTCTGGTCTCTTCATCGTACAAATATTTCGGTCCGCATGCGGGAATCTTGTACGGCAAACACGACCTGCTTGAAAAGCTTTTCGCTTATAAAGTCCGCCCTGCCACGAATCATCTGCCCGGCAAATTCGAGACCGGCACGCAAAACCACGAAGGCATCGCGGGGGTTCTCGGCGCCATCGAATACTTTGAATGGCTGGGAAAGGAATTCGGCGGGCGTTATGTGGACGGCCTGCGCGAGGATGGATACAGCGGACGAAAACTTTCACTCAAACAGGCAATGACCGCCGTCCACGCGTACGAATTCGAGTTGAGCCGCGCGCTTCTTTCCGTGCTCGAAGCGGTTCCGAACCTGCGCATCTTTGGTCTCACCGACCCCCGCCGACTCGACGAACGCATCGCCACCTTCTCCTTCCGCATCGGGGATATGCACCCAAAAATTGTGGCGGAGAAACTCGCTGCGGAGAACATCTACGTTTGGGATGGGAACTACTACGCCATCAACGTCACCGAACGCCTTGGCTTGGAAGACAAGGGCGGCATGGTCCGCGTGGGAGCGGTGCATTACAACACGTTGGATGAAGTGGCGAAGTTGGGGGAGGTATTGAAAAGGATCGCTGGATAA
- a CDS encoding zinc metallopeptidase: MFFFDPTYLIFMIPAFILMALTSWYVKAAYNKWSRVAAGSRFSGYEATRRLIASGGLHGVKIQGTPGEMTDHYDPRDKTVYLSQGVANSPSVASLAIAAHELGHAQQDAEDYFPLKFRGTLVPLVNIGSNLGWILILIGLILQWTQLAWIGVLVFSGGALFALVTLPVEFDASARARRMLAESGIIQTDAEMRGVSNVLNAAALTYVAGLVTAILQLLYYVSLVSGRSRD, from the coding sequence ATGTTTTTCTTCGACCCCACCTATTTGATCTTTATGATCCCCGCCTTTATCCTCATGGCGCTCACATCGTGGTATGTGAAGGCGGCATACAACAAATGGAGCCGGGTGGCCGCCGGCAGTCGCTTCAGCGGTTATGAAGCCACTAGAAGGCTGATCGCCTCCGGCGGGCTTCACGGTGTGAAGATTCAAGGCACGCCGGGCGAAATGACGGACCATTATGATCCGCGCGACAAGACCGTGTATCTTTCGCAGGGTGTGGCAAACAGCCCTTCGGTCGCCTCATTGGCGATCGCCGCGCACGAACTCGGTCATGCCCAGCAGGATGCCGAGGATTATTTCCCGCTCAAGTTCCGCGGCACGCTCGTTCCGTTGGTGAATATCGGATCCAATCTCGGCTGGATTCTGATCCTCATCGGCCTGATCCTGCAATGGACACAACTGGCATGGATCGGCGTGCTGGTCTTTTCCGGAGGCGCATTATTCGCGCTGGTTACCCTGCCTGTGGAATTCGACGCTTCAGCCCGCGCCCGCCGCATGCTCGCCGAAAGCGGCATCATCCAGACCGACGCCGAGATGCGCGGCGTCAGCAATGTGCTCAATGCCGCCGCATTGACTTACGTGGCAGGCCTGGTCACGGCGATCCTGCAATTGCTGTATTACGTCTCGCTCGTCAGCGGAAGAAGCCGCGACTGA
- a CDS encoding NAD(P)H-binding protein has product MILITGATGFIGRTLVRQLSSTGYPVRALIRPSARTPRLPKGVPVEVAVVSLADTRGLRAAMRDVVSIFHLASAENQGSRGNLLATDIQGTQNLVDAAADAGVNRIIYLSHLGAARASGYPAFKAKGIAEESIRAGKTPYTIIRTSLVYGPEDHFTNNIARLIRSSVGFFPIPTGGRVVVQPVWVEDLVTCMIWALQNESTLHQVYEVGGNEFFTIQQVIETIMDVTRRRRYLVPLSPITLRAITVFLENALPRFPISSFFLDYFAVNRTTAVDSMPRYFGLMPARFSYRLEYLKHKRWYERLWSAITERLSPQKTN; this is encoded by the coding sequence ATGATTCTCATCACCGGCGCAACCGGGTTTATCGGGCGCACCCTTGTGCGGCAGTTATCTTCGACGGGCTATCCGGTGCGCGCGCTCATCCGTCCATCGGCACGGACTCCGCGTTTACCGAAAGGTGTCCCTGTGGAGGTGGCGGTGGTTTCGCTCGCCGATACGCGTGGTCTGCGCGCTGCCATGCGCGATGTGGTGTCCATTTTCCATCTTGCCAGCGCGGAGAATCAAGGGTCGCGCGGCAATCTTCTCGCCACAGATATTCAAGGGACGCAAAATCTCGTCGATGCCGCGGCAGATGCGGGCGTGAATCGAATCATTTATCTCAGCCATCTTGGGGCGGCGCGTGCGTCGGGATATCCCGCCTTCAAGGCAAAGGGGATCGCCGAGGAAAGCATCCGCGCGGGGAAAACACCCTATACCATCATCCGTACTTCATTGGTGTACGGACCCGAGGATCACTTCACCAACAACATCGCGCGGCTCATCCGTTCTTCGGTCGGATTCTTTCCCATTCCCACCGGCGGGCGTGTCGTCGTACAGCCGGTCTGGGTCGAAGACCTTGTCACCTGCATGATCTGGGCTCTCCAAAACGAATCCACGCTGCACCAGGTCTATGAAGTCGGCGGCAACGAATTCTTCACCATTCAACAGGTCATCGAGACCATCATGGACGTGACGCGCAGAAGGCGGTATCTTGTGCCGTTATCGCCAATCACTCTGCGCGCCATAACCGTATTTCTCGAAAATGCCCTACCGCGTTTCCCCATCTCATCCTTCTTTCTCGATTATTTCGCCGTCAATCGCACCACCGCCGTCGATTCGATGCCGCGTTACTTCGGCTTGATGCCGGCGCGCTTCTCCTACCGGCTCGAATATCTCAAACATAAACGCTGGTATGAGCGCTTGTGGAGCGCGATCACGGAACGCCTTTCCCCTCAGAAAACGAATTAA